In Tachysurus fulvidraco isolate hzauxx_2018 chromosome 25, HZAU_PFXX_2.0, whole genome shotgun sequence, the following proteins share a genomic window:
- the cul1b gene encoding cullin-1b isoform X2 translates to MWKAERSEDKQASDETMSSNRNPHGLKQIGLDQIWDDLRAGIQQVYTRQSMARSRYMQLYTHVYNYCTSVHQSNQVRGAGLPSAKPSKKSPTPGGAQFVGLELYKRLKEFLKSYLTNLLKDGEDLMDESVLKFYTQQWEDYRFSSKVLNGICSYLNRHWVRRECDEGRKGIYEIYSLALVTWRECLFRPLNKQVTNAVLKLIERERNGETINTRLISGVVQSYVELGLNEDDAFAKGPTLSVYKEYFESQFLADTERFYTRESTEFLQQNPVTEYMKKAEARLLEEQRRVQVYLHESTQDELARKCEQVLIEKHLEIFHTEFQNLLDADKNEDLGRMYNLVSRITDGLGELKKLLETHIHNQGLAAIEKCGDSALNDPKMYVQTILDVHKKYNALVMSAFNNDAGFVAALDKACGRFINNNAITKMAQSSSKSPELLARYCDSLLKKSSKNPEEAELEDTLNQVMVVFKYIEDKDVFQKFYAKMLAKRLVHQNSASDDAEASMISKLKQACGFEYTSKLQRMFQDIGVSKDLNEQFKQHLSNSEPLDLDFSIQVLSSGSWPFQQSCTFALPSELERSYQRFTAFYASRHSGRKLTWLYHLSKGELVTNCFKNRYTLQASTFQMSILLQFNTENSYTVQQLADSTQIKVDILVQVLQILLKSKLLVLEDENANVDEMDFKPDTVIKLFLGYKNKKLRVNINVPMKTEQKQEQETTHKNIEEDRKLLIQAAIVRIMKMRKVLKHQQLLAEVLNQLSSRFKPRVPVIKKCIDILIEKEYLERVDGEKDTYSYLA, encoded by the exons ACATGTTTACAATTACTGTACCAGTGTCCATCAGTCAAACCAGGTGAGGGGTGCAGGCCTTCCCTCCGCCAAACCCTCCAAGAAATCTCCCACTCCAGGAGGAGCACAGTTTGTTGGACTTGAACTGTACAAAAGGCTAAAGGAGTTTCTAAAGAGCTATTTAACAAATCTTTTGAAG gacGGGGAAGATCTGATGGACGAGAGCGTACTGAAGTTTTACACGCAGCAGTGGGAGGACTACCGTTTCTCCAGTAAAGTGTTAAATGGGATTTGTTCCTACCTCAACAGACACTGGGTACGCCGGGAGTGCGACGAAGGGCGGAAAGGAATTTACGAAATCTATTCG CTCGCCTTGGTCACGTGGAGAGAGTGTTTATTCAGACCTCTAAATAAACAg GTGACGAATGCTGTATTGAAACTCATCGAGCGAGAACGAAACGGCGAGACTATTAACACCAGGCTGATCAGTGGAGTTGTACAGTCCTATG tTGAACTGGGCCTGAATGAGGACGATGCCTTTGCTAAAGGACCCACGTTATCCGTATACAAAGAGTACTTTGAGAGCCAGTTCTTGGCTGATACGGAACGCTTCTACACACGAGAAAGCACAGAGTTTCTCCAACAAAACCCTGTAACCGAATACATGAAAAAG GCAGAAGCACGACTTTTAGAGGAGCAGCGGCGGGTTCAGGTTTACCTTCACGAGAGCACACAAGACGAGCTGGCTCGCAAGTGTGAACAGGTTCTCATAGAGAAACACCTGGAGATTTTCCACACAGAGTTCCAGAACCTTCTGGATGCCGACAAGAACGAAG ATCTGGGTCGAATGTACAACCTTGTCTCACGCATCACAGATGGTTTGGGGGAGCTGAAGAAACTCTTGGAGACGCACATTCACAACCAAGGCCTGGCAGCCATAGAGAAGTGTGGAGACTCGGCTCTCAAC GATCCTAAAATGTACGTACAGACAATATTAGACGTGCACAAGAAGTACAATGCATTAGTGATGTCAGCGTTCAATAATGATGCTGGCTTCGTggctgctctggataag GCTTGTGGGCGATTCATCAACAATAACGCCATTACAAAGATGGCTCAGTCCTCCAGCAAATCTCCAGAACTGCTGGCCAGATACTGTGACTCCTTACTGAAGAAGAG CTCAAAGAACCCCGAGGAAGCGGAGCTGGAGGACACGCTCAACCAAGTG ATGGtggtttttaaatacattgaaGATAAGGATGTTTTCCAAAAATTCTATGCCAAGATGTTGGCTAAGAGGCTGGTTCACCAGAACAGTGCCAGCGATGATGCCGAGGCCAGCATGATCTCCAAATTAAAG CAAGCATGTGGTTTTGAGTACACTTCCAAACTCCAGCGCATGTTCCAGGACATCGGTGTTAGCAAGGACTTGAACGAGCAGTTTAAACAACACCTTTCCAACTCCGAGCCTTTGGACT TGGATTTTAGCATTCAGGTTCTCAGCTCAGGATCCTGGCCTTTCCAGCAGTCATGCACCTTTGCATTGCCTTCAGAG cTGGAGCGCAGTTACCAAAGATTCACAGCTTTCTATGCCAGCAGACACAGTGGGCGCAAACTGACGTGGCTCTACCATCTATCCAAGGGCGAGCTCGTCACCAACTGTTTCAAGAACAGATACACTCTGCAG gCATCCACCTTCCAGATGTCCATTCTGCTGCAGTTTAACACGGAGAACAGCTACACCGTTCAACAGTTGGCTGACAGCACTCAGATTAAAGTA gacATTTTGGTTCAGGTTTTGCAAATCCTGTTGAAGTCCAAGTTGCTG GTTTTGGAGGACGAGAATGCAAACGTAGATGAAATGGACTTTAAGCCTGATACAGTCATAAAGCTTTTCCTGGGATACAAAAA CAAGAAGTTGCGGGTCAACATCAACGTGCCAATGAAGACGGAGCAGAAACAAGAGCAggagacaacacacaaaaacatcgAAGAAGACAGAAAGCTGCTCATACAG gctGCTATCGTCAGAATCATGAAGATGAGGAAGGTCCTGAAGCACCAGCAGCTCCTTGCAGAAGTCCTAAATCAGTTGTCATCACGCTTCAAACCTCGAGTCCCCGTCATCAAG AAATGCATCGATATTTTGATAGAGAAGGAATATCTGGAGCGTGTCGATGGCGAGAAGGACACCTACAGCTACCTGGCTTAA
- the cul1b gene encoding cullin-1b isoform X1, with protein MWKAERSEDKQASDETMSSNRNPHGLKQIGLDQIWDDLRAGIQQVYTRQSMARSRYMQLYTHVYNYCTSVHQSNQVRGAGLPSAKPSKKSPTPGGAQFVGLELYKRLKEFLKSYLTNLLKDGEDLMDESVLKFYTQQWEDYRFSSKVLNGICSYLNRHWVRRECDEGRKGIYEIYSLALVTWRECLFRPLNKQVTNAVLKLIERERNGETINTRLISGVVQSYVELGLNEDDAFAKGPTLSVYKEYFESQFLADTERFYTRESTEFLQQNPVTEYMKKAEARLLEEQRRVQVYLHESTQDELARKCEQVLIEKHLEIFHTEFQNLLDADKNEDLGRMYNLVSRITDGLGELKKLLETHIHNQGLAAIEKCGDSALNDPKMYVQTILDVHKKYNALVMSAFNNDAGFVAALDKACGRFINNNAITKMAQSSSKSPELLARYCDSLLKKRASWWSRGRIPLSRCRSPGSTPRQGANPATEELTLSAAPKPGQNGRVASGRASCVKPVSDQICRQDDLLLRPQAGKNNDNSNTSKNPEEAELEDTLNQVMVVFKYIEDKDVFQKFYAKMLAKRLVHQNSASDDAEASMISKLKQACGFEYTSKLQRMFQDIGVSKDLNEQFKQHLSNSEPLDLDFSIQVLSSGSWPFQQSCTFALPSELERSYQRFTAFYASRHSGRKLTWLYHLSKGELVTNCFKNRYTLQASTFQMSILLQFNTENSYTVQQLADSTQIKVDILVQVLQILLKSKLLVLEDENANVDEMDFKPDTVIKLFLGYKNKKLRVNINVPMKTEQKQEQETTHKNIEEDRKLLIQAAIVRIMKMRKVLKHQQLLAEVLNQLSSRFKPRVPVIKKCIDILIEKEYLERVDGEKDTYSYLA; from the exons ACATGTTTACAATTACTGTACCAGTGTCCATCAGTCAAACCAGGTGAGGGGTGCAGGCCTTCCCTCCGCCAAACCCTCCAAGAAATCTCCCACTCCAGGAGGAGCACAGTTTGTTGGACTTGAACTGTACAAAAGGCTAAAGGAGTTTCTAAAGAGCTATTTAACAAATCTTTTGAAG gacGGGGAAGATCTGATGGACGAGAGCGTACTGAAGTTTTACACGCAGCAGTGGGAGGACTACCGTTTCTCCAGTAAAGTGTTAAATGGGATTTGTTCCTACCTCAACAGACACTGGGTACGCCGGGAGTGCGACGAAGGGCGGAAAGGAATTTACGAAATCTATTCG CTCGCCTTGGTCACGTGGAGAGAGTGTTTATTCAGACCTCTAAATAAACAg GTGACGAATGCTGTATTGAAACTCATCGAGCGAGAACGAAACGGCGAGACTATTAACACCAGGCTGATCAGTGGAGTTGTACAGTCCTATG tTGAACTGGGCCTGAATGAGGACGATGCCTTTGCTAAAGGACCCACGTTATCCGTATACAAAGAGTACTTTGAGAGCCAGTTCTTGGCTGATACGGAACGCTTCTACACACGAGAAAGCACAGAGTTTCTCCAACAAAACCCTGTAACCGAATACATGAAAAAG GCAGAAGCACGACTTTTAGAGGAGCAGCGGCGGGTTCAGGTTTACCTTCACGAGAGCACACAAGACGAGCTGGCTCGCAAGTGTGAACAGGTTCTCATAGAGAAACACCTGGAGATTTTCCACACAGAGTTCCAGAACCTTCTGGATGCCGACAAGAACGAAG ATCTGGGTCGAATGTACAACCTTGTCTCACGCATCACAGATGGTTTGGGGGAGCTGAAGAAACTCTTGGAGACGCACATTCACAACCAAGGCCTGGCAGCCATAGAGAAGTGTGGAGACTCGGCTCTCAAC GATCCTAAAATGTACGTACAGACAATATTAGACGTGCACAAGAAGTACAATGCATTAGTGATGTCAGCGTTCAATAATGATGCTGGCTTCGTggctgctctggataag GCTTGTGGGCGATTCATCAACAATAACGCCATTACAAAGATGGCTCAGTCCTCCAGCAAATCTCCAGAACTGCTGGCCAGATACTGTGACTCCTTACTGAAGAAGAG agcctcctggtggtccagagGCAGGATCCCGCTCTCTCGTTGCCGCAGCCCGGGTTCGACTCCCAGACAGGGAGCTaatccagccactgaagagctaACTCTCAGTGCCGCCCCCAAGCCTGGgcaaaatgggagggttgcgtcaggaagggcatcctgCGTAAAACCTGTGTCAGATCAGATATGCAGACAAGATGATCTTCTGTTGCGACCCCAAGCAGGAAAGAACAACGACAATAGCAACAC CTCAAAGAACCCCGAGGAAGCGGAGCTGGAGGACACGCTCAACCAAGTG ATGGtggtttttaaatacattgaaGATAAGGATGTTTTCCAAAAATTCTATGCCAAGATGTTGGCTAAGAGGCTGGTTCACCAGAACAGTGCCAGCGATGATGCCGAGGCCAGCATGATCTCCAAATTAAAG CAAGCATGTGGTTTTGAGTACACTTCCAAACTCCAGCGCATGTTCCAGGACATCGGTGTTAGCAAGGACTTGAACGAGCAGTTTAAACAACACCTTTCCAACTCCGAGCCTTTGGACT TGGATTTTAGCATTCAGGTTCTCAGCTCAGGATCCTGGCCTTTCCAGCAGTCATGCACCTTTGCATTGCCTTCAGAG cTGGAGCGCAGTTACCAAAGATTCACAGCTTTCTATGCCAGCAGACACAGTGGGCGCAAACTGACGTGGCTCTACCATCTATCCAAGGGCGAGCTCGTCACCAACTGTTTCAAGAACAGATACACTCTGCAG gCATCCACCTTCCAGATGTCCATTCTGCTGCAGTTTAACACGGAGAACAGCTACACCGTTCAACAGTTGGCTGACAGCACTCAGATTAAAGTA gacATTTTGGTTCAGGTTTTGCAAATCCTGTTGAAGTCCAAGTTGCTG GTTTTGGAGGACGAGAATGCAAACGTAGATGAAATGGACTTTAAGCCTGATACAGTCATAAAGCTTTTCCTGGGATACAAAAA CAAGAAGTTGCGGGTCAACATCAACGTGCCAATGAAGACGGAGCAGAAACAAGAGCAggagacaacacacaaaaacatcgAAGAAGACAGAAAGCTGCTCATACAG gctGCTATCGTCAGAATCATGAAGATGAGGAAGGTCCTGAAGCACCAGCAGCTCCTTGCAGAAGTCCTAAATCAGTTGTCATCACGCTTCAAACCTCGAGTCCCCGTCATCAAG AAATGCATCGATATTTTGATAGAGAAGGAATATCTGGAGCGTGTCGATGGCGAGAAGGACACCTACAGCTACCTGGCTTAA
- the ezh2 gene encoding histone-lysine N-methyltransferase EZH2: MGLTGKKSEKGPVCWRRRVKSEYMRLRQLKRFRRADEVKSMFNSNRQKILERTDILNQEWKLRRIQPVHIMTPVSSLRGTRECTVDSGFAEFSRQVIPLKTLNAVASVPVMYSWSPLQQNFMVEDETVLHNIPYMGDEILDQDGTFIEELIKNYDGKVHGDRECGFINDEIFVELVNALNQYSDNEDDDDDDDQHDYKLENCDAKDIAEDSRKEQLLNSESRSRDFSKKFPSDKIFDAISSMFPDKGSPEELKEKYKELTEQQLPGTLPPECTPNIDGPNAKSVQREQSLHSFHTLFCRRCFKYDCFLHPFHATPNTYKRKNLENLVENKPCSIDCYMYLVQDGMVKEYAAGVVAERAKTPLKRSTARRRGRVANSSRPSTPTVNADTKDTDSDREGGTDTNDSNDKDDDDKKEETTSSSEANSRCQTPVKLKIPDPPENVDWSGAEASLFRVLIGTYYDNFCAIARLIGSKTCRQVYEFRVKESSIIARAPAEDEDTPPRKKKRKHRLWATHCRKIQLKKDGSSNHVYNYQPCDHPRQPCDSSCPCVTAQNFCEKFCQCSSECQNRFPGCRCKAQCNTKQCPCYLAVRECDPDLCLTCGAADHWDSKNVSCKNCSIQRGAKKHLLLAPSDVAGWGIFIKEPVQKNEFISEYCGEIISQDEADRRGKVYDKYMCSFLFNLNNDFVVDATRKGNKIRFANHSVNPNCYAKVMMVNGDHRIGIFAKRAIQTGEELFFDYRYSQADALKYVGIEREMEIP, encoded by the exons ATGGGCTTGACTGGGAAGAAATCGGAGAAAGGCCCAGTGTGCTGGAGGAGGAGAGTGAAGTCCGAGTACATGCGTTTACGCCAGCTGAAACGCTTTAGAAGAGCTGATGAGGTTAAG AGCATGTTCAACTCCAACAGACAGAAGATTTTAGAGCGCACTGACATTCTCAATCAGGAGTGGAAACTGCGGCGGATTCAGCCAGTGCACATCATGACACCCGTGAGCTCATTACGTGGAACAAGAGAG TGCACAGTAGACAGTGGCTTTGCGGAGTTCTCCAGACAAGTCATTCCTCTTAAAACCCTGAATGCTGTAGCTTCTGTACCTGTAATGTATTCCTGGTCACCGCTCCAACAAAATTTCATG GTCGAAGATGAGACGGTTTTGCACAACATCCCTTACATGGGAGACGAGATCTTGGACCAGGACGGCACTTTTATTGAGGAGCTTATTAAAAACTATGATGGCAAAGTTCATGGAGATAGAG aatgtGGCTTTATAAATGATGAGATCTTTGTGGAGCTGGTGAATGCCCTCAATCAGTACAGTGacaatgaagatgatgatgatgatgatgaccaacATGATTACAAACTAGAAAACTGTGATGCGAAAGACATTGCTGAAGATTCTCGCAAGGAACAGCTTCTTAACTCTGAGA GTCGAAGTCGTGACTTTTCAAAAAAGTTCCCGTCTGATAAAATCTTTGATGCGATCTCCTCCATGTTCCCTGATAAAGGTTCACCAGAAGAGCTCAAAGAAAA GTATAAGGAGTTGACTGAGCAGCAGCTCCCAGGTACCCTTCCACCCGAGTGCACACCCAACATTGACGGCCCAAACGCCAAATCGGTCCAGAGAGAACAAAGCCTGCACTCCTTCCATACACTCTTCTGTAGACGCTGCTTCAAATATGACTGCTTTCTTCATC CCTTTCACGCAACTCCAAACACCTACAAACGCAAGAACCTGGAGAATCTGGTAGAGAACAAGCCATGTAGCATTGATTGCTACATGTACCTGGTTCAG GATGGCATGGTGAAGGAGTATGCAGCTGGTGTGGTGGCTGAACGAGCGAAAACCCCGCTGAAGCGTTCAACAGCCAGACGCAGAGGCAGAGTTGCCAACAGCAGCAGGCCAAGCACACCAACCGTGAACGCAGATACCAAAGACACAGACAGCGACCGAGAGGGAGGGACAGACACCAACGACAGCAatgataaagatgatgatgacaagAAGGAAGAGACCACAAGCTCTTCAG AGGCGAATTCCCGCTGCCAGACTCCAGTGAAACTGAAGATTCCCGATCCTCCTGAAAACGTCGACTGGAGCGGAGCAGAAGCCTCCCTTTTCCGTGTACTCATCGGCACTTACTATGACAACTTCTGTGCTATCGCTCGTCTCATTGGCTCCAAGACCTGCAGACAG GTGTATGAATTCAGGGTAAAGGAATCCAGCATCATTGCACGTGCACCTGCTGAGGACGAAGACACACCTccaagaaagaagaagaggaaacaCAG GTTGTGGGCAACACACTGTCGAAAAATTCAACTAAAgaaag ACGGTTCCTCTAATCACGTCTACAACTACCAGCCCTGTGACCACCCGAGGCAACCTTGTGACAGCTCCTGCCCGTGTGTCACTGCTCAAAACTTCTGTGAGAAGTTCTGCCAGTGCAGCTCGGAGT gTCAGAATCGTTTCCCGGGCTGCCGCTGCAAGGCTCAGTGTAACACAAAGCAGTGTCCATGTTACCTGGCCGTGCGTGAGTGTGACCCCGACCTCTGTCTCACCTGCGGAGCTGCAGATCACTGGGACAGTAAAAATGTGTCCTGCAAAAACTGCAGCATTCAGAGAGGTGCCAAGAAG CATTTACTGTTGGCACCATCTGACGTGGCCGGATGGGGCATCTTCATCAAAGAGCCAGTTCAAAAGAACGAGTTCATTTCCGAGTACTGTGGAGAG aTCATCTCCCAGGATGAGGCTGACCGCAGAGGAAAGGTCTATGACAAATACATGTGTAGTTTCTTGTTCAACCTTAACAACG attTTGTTGTTGATGCTACGAGGAAAGGCAACAAGATCAGGTTTGCCAATCACTCTGTCAACCCCAACTGCTATGCAAAAG TTATGATGGTTAATGGGGATCACCGAATAGGCATTTTTGCCAAGAGAGCCATACAAACTGGGGAGGAGCTTTTCTTTGACTACAG ATACAGTCAAGCAGACGCTCTCAAGTATGTGGGCATCGAACGTGAAATGGAAATTCCATGA